The sequence TCATTAAGTTTTTGGGTCAGGATGATACACGGAATCCATCAATGCTTGGGAACAAAACTACAAAGAAGAAATCTGTTTCTAAATCAGAAATACCGACTACATTCAGGAAGGAAGGCCCAGCTCTAGAAACAACTACAGGAAAACCAAAATTGGGGCGTGGACAGGACCCTTTAACAATAACAATAACAAAGATACTAACGACACTGATGCAAACAATTGATCCAGCATTTCCTAAAGAATCTTTAAAGCTGCAGGAGGCAGGGAACACAGCCATTACAGAATTACAAAATACAACGAAGACCAGCTTGGCAGGCTTGCAGAGTGTTGTGCAAACTGCAAATATTCGAACTGCTATTCTGTCTGGAATGGCAGGCCTGCAAGGTGCTATGAAAACTGGCATGGCAGATATTCAGAATGCATTGCATACTGGAATGACTGGTATTCAAGAAACTTTAAAGTCTGGGATGGGCTGATATCAAAGGTATCAAGAATGGTCTCACTCAGGCTGAGAACACTTTGAAACAACTACAAACAAATTCTCAATCTAACTGGGTTCAAATTACCAAGCAGGTTGGTGCATTGGTCAACTTACTGACAAAACTTG is a genomic window of Carcharodon carcharias isolate sCarCar2 chromosome 15, sCarCar2.pri, whole genome shotgun sequence containing:
- the LOC121288709 gene encoding tumor necrosis factor receptor superfamily member 16-like, translating into MGHSEICCILLLIFNLRLATSCGSGEYSFQALCCPVCRAGACVSKHCTSSTSTICVPCACGAFIDQPNGLEKCFKCKYCNPELGLHTLRECTETQDTVCDCKEGYTCLVKTKDGCHMCTKYISHIFNGSTNIKSMIQVDPRRHEERPTTQSGITHNDAIIKFLGQDDTRNPSMLGNKTTKKKSVSKSEIPTTFRKEGPALETTTGKPKLGRGQDPLTITITKILTTLMQTIDPAFPKESLKLQEAGNTAITELQNTTKTSLAGLQSVVQTANIRTAILSGMAGLQGAMKTGMADIQNALHTGMTGIQETLKSGMG